The sequence below is a genomic window from Harmonia axyridis chromosome 1, icHarAxyr1.1, whole genome shotgun sequence.
CTTCAAACCATTATTTTACAACCCAATTAAATCTTCCGAACACAAATCTACAACCAAGTAAGGgattataaccatgaaatttttcgaaaaaagtggccTAAGTCAAAAAGTATCACAGATAAATAATGACAAGtagggtatttcgaaatcaaaattttatggagattatgatataaaaattggacaTTCCCatttagagatgagcgatatttcacgaactgtgatttaatcactgatatcagactgtcacaggtagtcacggttccgaaaaacgaatacagagcgtgatgggatcactgtttgaacatttcacagatattttcagggcatatcaacgtccgtgcaatcgtaaattatgaagccagcctgccagcctgatgtttttattgcttcggaacctttgtcgGCACTTATTGATGCACTCTAGCAACATAAGTTCCGTGCGAACGATTGTTTTCGAAAGCCGGACAAATATAAACAGAACGTCGAAGCATTCtaactataataataaaaaactcaaatgattctcttcctcaattgtaatatgtcgttggtggagaataaataggaataattgtatttttccctcgaaaaatttatcaaatatagttaggaaattcgattatttagggactgttttaactacccatttctgagttttttgttgtgaaatttttaatttttctcttatttttttgttacagcCCCTCAACTATTTTgatatatacaattataaaatgagtgtattttgtttggaggttgattactcatcattattattaaataaataaataaacgtctgaatatatgcatatggcttattatttattattcgatgtcctaaaaatcataccttttcatttaaagatttcacaattctttgattagctcagaaattaatagaaaatatcaaatatatttaggaaatttaattattcaataactggttttactatatttttgtacatttctgattgttactttttctgtttttctcttattttatttgatgcagtatcagccacttaatattatcaatatatattcacatgtgaattattttatgtgtaggtattatttatttttcgatgtccaaaattattcatatccatattccacaaatctgttacctctaaagaattaacagaaagacaaaagagctaaggtttgggtgattcatagaaataataataacaagcacggtccgtgcttagcgttgtgaaacgtgaacgttcctgttcctttatgatatcagtgaaattaaagcgtgacgtgatcactgtttaggtatcgGATTCGGTTAGCGGCACTGGGAGTGGGATGACCCCACTCCCAGTGCTGCACGGAACGGAGAACGGGCGCTAACCGAATAcgatacctaaacagtgatcacgtcacgctttaatttcactgatatcataaaggaacaggaacgtttcacaacgtgatcttgaaatcacggtatcgctcatctctattcCCATTAAACAAACAGGGTAGTATCGTGATTCATCACTTTCAGACCAGCGTAGAATCAAAAACTATTTAATcttatgcgctgagtactgtcgattccgtcaaaattccAATCATtgtcctagcccaaaatttatgAGTCATCGACTGAtcaagcactattgactcactctgtatattatattgactcggtgtttacttgatggaaatccGAAAATAAAATGTAAATAACTGTTATTAGCCATTATTAAAAAggaaaatctgaagaagctactatGTAGCAAAACAAAtataatttatagaattaaaaaGTGAAAATAGAACAACTATCATTCTATTTTGGAAAAATAGTTTATACttaaaaaattgtctgaaataTTCTAACTATTGAACTGAATTGAATATTCACGAGAGGAAGAGTATCGTACACTACAatacataatgaaaaaataacacaAATCCAGGATCCAAATCCTACTCATTCACAACCAGCAGTGGAAAATAAATCTAATCTTATAGTCAATTTTATAGAgaaaaagggaagaaaagtattagattttcaTTTGAACTTACTGGAGAATGTAGCTGCATCTTCCTTCAACAGCCTCAGTtcatttctcaatttcatcattGTCTCCGACACAATGTTCTTCTCATTCTCGTATTTTCCTTTTAGATTGGTAAGAGCAACTTCTGCGGTATTCTTGTTTGATTTCAATACTGTGCGTAGAGTAGCAATTTGCTCGCGCTTTGTAGATAATAAACTCTTCAGTCTGATGACTTGTTCTTGCAACTCAGCCATTTCCTCGCTATTTTCTCCTTTGTTACCTAAGTTGAAGATATGTAAGCGACTTATAATCCCAATAGAACACACACTTACCTTCATAAGAACTGTTAGAATTCTCTCTCTTTGTCTTAGATAGCTCAATGGTGTTCTCAATTGCATTCTTCAGATGTTTGATTTGATCAACTACAGTACATACATTTCTTGCCAGAGTGGCGGTATCGTTGAGATTTTCCAAATCATGAAGAGGTATATCGCTCTTGAGATGGTTTCTTAGGTGTTCAAGTTTTGATATTTCTCCTATAGATGGTGCTTGTTCCGccactgaaaaaataatcattgcaTTGATAGAATATTGACTCAATTGATTTTACTTCAACAACTCACTTGGGGTCATGCCTTCTTTTTCATGGTCCAAAACAACTCTAGTAGGGGTTTGTCCATTGACTGTACAAACGTGATGATAAAGTTGTGCTAGTTCTTCAGTAACTGTCTGGAGATTATTTTGCGTTTCTTCCAACGAAGATCCGGCTGAACTTGCAAATTCTCTCAATAACTTCAAATCACTATCAAGATCGAGATTTTTCTGTTCCAGGTCCAGGACCTTAGTTTTAAGATTGGTGATTTCCTGACGTAGAGTATAGGTAGCATCCGAGATATTGGAAAGCTGTGAAACAGAGATTTTTCAAATCCTCTCGATATTTGAACCAATCAAAAAAGGAAAAGGGGTCGCCAAAACGTAAATGTACCTATAGTGACTTAAATAAACATAGTGGCGAccattcgttcaaattgagcctaaaaatggcgaatggggacatagaaccatagaacttGAGAATACAATTGACTAAACTGAACAGGcacacgtcaaaatcaaaattattggacctgatagtatttgattgtatatagaacaaatgtattcaactgaagaatactacagtgacttaataaagtgggccttacattttgaataaatcccaaataTCAGGTAAATgtagaatgtaaacaaaaagccgccatatttaggctcagccaatcaaaaatgagaccacgcttgtcgccactgtggtttattaagcCACTGTAATTGTACCTAATATGGCTTCATTCAAGTCACTTGAATATGCCAACAATCGAGTACCACATACGAAAGCATTTGTTCTTGTTTTTGATTTAATCATTTTCTTTTGTGAAGATAATTTTGATTTAGtgataaatataattatttaaaaGTATTTCATTGCTAAGATTACTGTGATTCATTACATTCTCACTATAGAAATATGTAGTAgaattaaaattcaatattattttaaatGACCATGTTGAAATTCTCAAAATATCTAACATTTTATTctagaaaatttcgaaattctcATACAAATTACACACTCAATTTGGTTTCATTCCCCCAAACCAGGTTGTTTCTCATCACATGACAATAGGTATGAATTATTCGATCTTTTAGGgccatttttttgtcaaatcaATCTTAAATTCTTAAGTCTAATCTATGAGGATTTCAATTATAAGAACAATATTTTATACTGTCAAACAGCCTACCGTTGCGGTcttccattttcaatttttagtgaagtaaaaaaatttgatttagcAATATATTAGTTTATTTAACTTGAGAAATCTGTGTATTTCATCTAGCCTGTCATACTTTTCGAAGATCAACCATAATGCTTCCTTGTTTACCACATTCATATTCAAATAGATCGAACTTGAACGAAAATCCAAAAATGGCTTTCAACCATTGTCAACATTTTTCAACCTATTTAATACCTAGAGTGTTCAATATAGCATACAAGCTGTTTACAGCTTAGGCGACATTTTCTACCATATATTCATATTTGTGAATAActtgtgaaaataaattttaattttaattaaatttggataaAGTGTAGCAGTTTTGCCGATGATAAAATAATAGACATGCTgaaaaggaataaaaaaatcGCCCACCCCTTATTAAATTACTCACTTTTTCTAATTCTTTAATATCCTGTTTCAACTGCAAAATCTCTTTGCAAGACATCTTGAACCATTGTTCATACTGAGCTAGGACTTTCTTGTAGTCATTGGCTGGTGTTTGAACATTTTTATCCACTTTGTTCGATAGATGTTGTAGAGATTCTACATGAGCCGAAAGCTGAACCAGCCTTGCCATAAATACCTAAAAAAACAACAGttatataaataactattaataaaaataaaacattcttcTTTATGAATAATGATACATAATACATATTATAAATGATGATACAAATATTGTACataaagaaaaatttaattaCAATTCTAGATaacagaaagaaaaataatcacAGGCCTCAATCTGCTCTACGACTTAAATcctgataaaaaataaataggAAAAAGTAAGATCAGCTGGACAGGTTGAAGAGACGAGTGATatacgtaaaaaaaaatcatatgggAAATCATTTGGTAATACAATCTATAAATATCAAGTATACAAATGTGAAAACAAGAGTGCTACccctgaaagaaaaataaaatagaaactatGTGTGGCTAACCTTCCATTCCACACTGACCAGAGAAAACAGAGACTAAGACTCTTTACCTGAAAGTAGATACAGAAAGATCTCAAGTGAGCCTCCTATTTAACATTAGCGttgtaaattgaaaaatttattagtACAAGTATATTTGGAGGAGAGGATATAATGAGACCCATAAAAAGGATATCAACACTGTCAATATCACTAACTCAAGCTAATCTTCCTATGAAGGTAAAATAGCAACAATGTGATAGAatgttgaattttaatgaagaaaagtgataaataatttttttagagttatcaatttcaaatactCAAATATTGTATAGATACATTTAATCATTAAAAAATATCTATATCAATATGACTTAAATATTTTCTCACCTGTAATTCTCCTTGACTTTTCTCAACCATATTTTGATTATCCCTCAGATTCTGCGTCAACTgaattttctctttttccaaAGAATCTAATTGCTTCTCTAGTTTTCTCACTTCATTCAAATGAACTTCAGAAAACAGGTCAACATGCTTATCATCAGGTGAAGCTAATTCACTAGAATTTCTAGAAAGACTATCTTCAATTTTCTTCAGTCCGGGTAGATCATCCTCACCATCACTACCCAAACCTGCATCATCTGCCATTCCTGAAATAGATGagatttcagtttttttgaaaGAACATAAGATTGTATTAATGAGAATGAAGTCCTGTGAGTGAATTCACAAtgtagaaaacttttttaatgtctaaaaatttctcaccttttATGCTATAAGCCAAATTATTAATATTGTAAAAAGATTCACGATGTATGTGAGCATCCAACTCTTTTTTCAAAGCGTATTTAGCTTCTCTTTCACTCTGTAACGATTCCAGAGCCTCTTCCATATGCTTCTCAgcaattttctttaaattagTCATCTCTTCTAGCTGCAAATGCATCAAGTCCATTTCCTCATGTAAAGTACGTATTTCATACTTTAAGCTTTCAAATTCAACCTGTGAACTCTTTAAACAAGATATTTGTTTCAACAACATTATGTTTTCCTCTTCAAGTTCAGAGTAATCCAAGTTCAaccttaaatttcatttttatgaatattgtgcagctaattatttttttaaagtaaGAAATACCTTGTCTCCCTTAATTTCGATTCCCTCAATTCACTTCTCAACTTTTTACATTCCATCCCTCTATCTTCCTTATCCTTACCCATATCAGTATTCTCTTGAAGCATTCTATCTCTTTCAGCAGTAACTCGATCCAATTCATGACGAAGCTGTTTAATTTCACTTTCCAGGTCTATTATTTGGGAATTAAGAGATGTTTCTCTAGCAGCAGATTCATTTAATAGGGATTCTTCAGTTTCTATACCCGATTTTGTTGATTCTTTATGACTAGATTGGAATTTTGCTAATGccttaaaatattaataaattcatGAAACTCTGAATGAATAGCTTTTGCAATATATGAGAGGCTCAAAGTACATATCATATAACCAGAGGTTTCTACTTACTTCCTGAGTGATCAATAGTTCATGTTTGGTGTTTTCAAAGGCAGTCTCTAAATCTTCACATCTTACTTGTAACTCATTTTTCTCTTGTAAAAGAACCAGCCCGTATTGGGcagattgtattttttcactACTTGCTTGATCTAATTCTCTCGAAAgtctttcaatttcatttttcaaaagttCCACATCATTTTGTCCGCCTAGAGTTGCCATTTTCAGTGAAGTTAATTGTGTGGggaattgatgaataaattttaatgattttcacTTCATCattagaaaaatttctatttctgttTTAATTACAGCTGACAGCTGTCAAAGCTCTTTCCCGTTTTGTGTTTGATCAGTGGAGCTGTCAAAACATACTCATCTGACATATCTTCAATGCTCAGTGGCGTACGATATATAACAAAAAGGAAACAATACACATTGGGTTGATACTTAATTTGATCAATTCTGAGACTGCCTGTAGTTAGTAGTCCATTGTCAAAGCCCAAGAATGTAATACTCCCAATTCGTTTTAAATTAATATTCTACCACATATTGGGCGCTATTTCAATTGGAAGTAatttataaattcaaattttttattttggctCTCTCTAGATAGTAAAAGAAAGTGGGCTCTGTAATTGCACTCTCTTGGATGcaccaattattattttttgaaaatgttatggtcttaaatattgttcattattttttgagaatttttttaactatatatTCAAACCTAACTTTGTAAAGttgatcaaaatgaatatttttcgggaACAAGATATATTAATTAGGGTTAATATCAGTTTAAGGGATTTCAGATCTTCTGTATTTATTTGGTTGGAATAGATACAGGTAATGATCATTAGGTAGTTTtcgttaaaattaataattcaagaccTCGTGAATTTAGTGTTCTGTACAAAGTACATTAATGATTTActtctacttcttcattagtcatttaaatattccaaattcatcaatttgaacgaggaatatatgttagattttgaaattttttcgaaaggtCCATAATCATCTCACGAACCAGAtatcaatttattatattctggcATCCCAGTAActtataactttatgataatgGAAATCTCTTTTATGTTTATGATTatgtctcaaaaaaatcattattacaAATTCACGATCCGATTGAAAACATACCGATTAACAATACAAAGCTGATATTAACTTAACATTctttaccaagaaaaaaaaacaaagaacgaaAGAACCAGATCTACGGATCTTTGAATCATGCGCAAATCGTACATGATTCGATCTGAGCTAGTGAGCTGAAAAGAACCATTGGGTCAACTGAACGGGTCTTTTGAACCGGGTCGTCTCAGCCATGGATCTGGTTCGACCCGGTtcgtcgaaattgaacgaaccacacatccctagtttcgggcagagatcgctggaagGTTCTTTAgttgggctatccagcgatGTCTGCCAAGACACCGAAGGCACACCATCGTAGAGAGGTGACTCGGCTCATATTGCAACGCGGCGACCCTCATAAGCCCGCAGGGCCGCACTAGTGTGTGGCGCGACACCTATAACGCCACCTcttgagcagacagagtcactacacactCCCCTGCCAGCACCAACGACCTACCAGAGGAGGAGGTGCGTAGGTATACTTGGTGGGAGAGAGCGCATGCGAGCTGTAAGGGTGGAAATGCAAAATTCATGTTGCCATCAGCTTGGCTTGTGTCCGATCAACACGCTGAGAGCGGAAACTAGTACTTCTAAACCTTGGTGGCAGGCATGGTTCATCTCGACTCAAGACCAGTCTTACTAGCTCTTCCTCATCTTTGATCCTTTTGCTTTGCAGCTTCATTAAGCTTGTGGATAAGTTAGTGCCTACTACAACTACCCCTCCGAGACTCACTAGATTATGCTGATGCTAGAGCCTGATGTATTGTTTCTTTCAGAGCTGCTTGATGTTTAGCTAGTTCGGCACCTTAATCGAGGTAGGTTCTGAGTCCTCTCTCTTCGTTGGTGGAGCTTTGGACTTGCCTCCCGTATGTCTTAAGACATATTTCAGCGCTTCTCCAAATGCGTGTCCATGTGTCATAATCTATTTATATAAGCGTTTTCTCTATGACAAAAGCTTTTCTCTCGCACTCTCGTATGTTATGTTCATCCCATAGACGTATCAAATTTGGATAATAAGTCTGTGTTCATCCACATCACTTATCTGGATTTCCACACTTACTTTGACTTTGGGTTCTTGAGGTGTGTCCATATCTTTGTTTTGTTGGTTTGAACTTTCTCTAAGGTTCCCAGGGATAATTAGGGAGATGTAACTGTCCGACAAATCCCCACATGCTAAAGAAGAGGACTTATTCAAGAAGTTTTTCCCAGTACCTCTAGGAGTTTGTCCAAGACACTGCAAATCTAGCCTAGGGATCTCTAGAAGTTGTAAAAAGTTCAGCCTTTGCTCCCTAGGGAGGAAAGTAGCTACCTTGGGTTGTGTTGGTCAATGCATCAACATTATAGTTCATTAAGCCTCTCTAAGAAAACGAGGTAGGTACAAACGATATACAGATTCTATATCGAAGCTGTATAAGAgataattcatcaaaaataattagCTCCTATCGATTTTGCTAATTACactttcaaatggaatgaaataaCTATAGTTTATTATTCACAAAGGCAAGAATAATTACAGGTGGTATAAAAGGATGCATGATTATCTGATTGTCGTCTTTCGAATcggtatttttcatttattttattaaactTCGTTCCTTCAGAGGTTTTACCCATTATAAAAAAATGGTAAGTCTAGATGCAATCGGTAGGTATATGTTAATTTTGTAAATTTGACTATTCTTCTATTTTAAAATAGATAATACTATACTATATCAATGTACTGATGTGATTTAGGAGTTATTGGTGCGTGAAGTGCTAATGGCActcttggagatcacatatataCCTAcaatacagttatgtggtcttccAAGGATGCACTAATTGACGTATGAATGAACGACCGCTCCTGAGTTAGCGTTAGTATTGCCTCATTTTTGAGAGGAATGCTCTCAAACAATAAGGTTTGACCGACTATTGACGAGTCCGTCCTCAAAttctaatttcaagtttctttcGTTCAATAAAACTAAATCGTGTATACAGCCCGACgtacagaatcgaatttgaggacggattcgtcatcattGAGTGGAATCTTTTCGATTGAGAACATTCCGGGCTCAAAatacgaaaattacagacattgtgtcGAAATGATGAATCTGTTCAGGAATTGATTGTTCAAAAAGTAATGGGGACTCAAAACAGttctatcgaaaaaaatttcccTATATGAAGAGTAAAAGGTggtttttcgataatattttcgATTCGTTTgtcgaaaataaataatatataaattttttgatgaatcaaaataaatatgataatttgATATTAACGCCACACAGTAGAATATATCCTCACTGATGTCGACTATATAGGGTGCTCCTAAAAAACGAAATTGAGGGATTTCTTGGATATTctagatacagagtgtttcttgtaatcTTATGCTTTGTTGTGATGATTATATGTATTTAtagaatctttatgaatcattgctacaCATCAGGAAAATAAGCACCAAAACTATgattattgatttattcatcacagctaaataactggatttttatgataattt
It includes:
- the LOC123681984 gene encoding protein bicaudal D, with the protein product MATLGGQNDVELLKNEIERLSRELDQASSEKIQSAQYGLVLLQEKNELQVRCEDLETAFENTKHELLITQEALAKFQSSHKESTKSGIETEESLLNESAARETSLNSQIIDLESEIKQLRHELDRVTAERDRMLQENTDMGKDKEDRGMECKKLRSELRESKLRETRLNLDYSELEEENIMLLKQISCLKSSQVEFESLKYEIRTLHEEMDLMHLQLEEMTNLKKIAEKHMEEALESLQSEREAKYALKKELDAHIHRESFYNINNLAYSIKGMADDAGLGSDGEDDLPGLKKIEDSLSRNSSELASPDDKHVDLFSEVHLNEVRKLEKQLDSLEKEKIQLTQNLRDNQNMVEKSQGELQVFMARLVQLSAHVESLQHLSNKVDKNVQTPANDYKKVLAQYEQWFKMSCKEILQLKQDIKELEKLSNISDATYTLRQEITNLKTKVLDLEQKNLDLDSDLKLLREFASSAGSSLEETQNNLQTVTEELAQLYHHVCTVNGQTPTRVVLDHEKEGMTPMAEQAPSIGEISKLEHLRNHLKSDIPLHDLENLNDTATLARNVCTVVDQIKHLKNAIENTIELSKTKRENSNSSYEGNKGENSEEMAELQEQVIRLKSLLSTKREQIATLRTVLKSNKNTAEVALTNLKGKYENEKNIVSETMMKLRNELRLLKEDAATFSSLRAMFAARCEEYVTQVDELQQQLKAAEEEKKTLNQLLRLAVQQKLSLTQRLEDLEVDREIRNARRPNNRSFQRPGRSNRDVF